In Armatimonas rosea, a single genomic region encodes these proteins:
- a CDS encoding HDIG domain-containing metalloprotein, whose amino-acid sequence MSQAPLEQLRRAVRGTEYEGKIFLVGGWVRDKLLGKVVDISDIDLVLEGDALELAEWLWKKRVSSHAPVLYPSFGTAMVHVGDAQVELVTARAETYRQGSRKPIVTPGTLFTDAQRRDFTINTFLESLDTGEIVDPLGVGHDDLQAGVLRTPLDPVITFTDDPLRMLRACRFAARLGFTIAPTTYQALKDNAFRLSPEHGISYERVREELNKTLLAPGASAGLEQLRETGLLARFAPELAAMHGVSQNTWHAYDVWTHTLKALENLPRDADLLLRLATLFHDIGKPATRTEDGSGVHFYEHEHVGAQLTRDVLTRLKYANDEIKQVSTLVGLHMRYGAYKSDWTDAAVRRLIRTVDSHREALFTLAHADLAACRPDLPPQADLRALSERMAAIDAQIDIRTADSPLSGIELMERLGIPAGPLVGRLKNALTDAVIAGELTEGDKETAEALARTLLSEIETTRARAKTV is encoded by the coding sequence GTGAGCCAAGCCCCCCTAGAGCAGCTACGTCGCGCGGTGCGCGGCACCGAGTACGAAGGCAAGATCTTCCTTGTCGGAGGCTGGGTGCGCGACAAGCTCCTCGGGAAGGTGGTGGATATCTCCGATATCGACCTCGTGCTGGAGGGCGATGCGCTGGAGCTGGCCGAGTGGCTCTGGAAAAAGCGGGTCTCCAGCCACGCGCCCGTGCTCTACCCGAGCTTTGGCACCGCGATGGTGCATGTCGGCGATGCGCAAGTGGAGCTGGTGACCGCACGCGCGGAGACCTACCGCCAGGGCTCGCGCAAGCCAATCGTGACCCCGGGGACCCTCTTTACCGATGCCCAGCGCCGGGACTTTACGATCAACACCTTTCTGGAGAGCCTCGATACCGGCGAGATTGTCGATCCCCTGGGGGTGGGCCACGACGATCTCCAGGCGGGGGTTCTGCGCACGCCGCTCGATCCCGTGATCACCTTCACCGACGATCCCCTCCGCATGCTGCGCGCCTGCCGCTTCGCCGCACGCCTCGGCTTTACGATCGCTCCCACCACCTACCAAGCGCTCAAAGACAATGCGTTTCGTCTCTCGCCCGAGCATGGGATCAGCTACGAGCGGGTGCGTGAGGAGCTCAACAAGACCCTGCTCGCTCCCGGTGCCTCGGCAGGGCTGGAGCAGCTCCGTGAGACCGGGCTCTTAGCAAGATTCGCCCCGGAGCTCGCTGCGATGCACGGGGTCTCGCAGAACACCTGGCACGCCTACGATGTCTGGACACACACGCTCAAGGCACTCGAAAACCTTCCCAGAGACGCCGACTTGCTCCTGCGTCTCGCGACTCTTTTTCATGACATTGGCAAGCCCGCGACGCGCACGGAGGATGGCAGCGGGGTGCATTTTTACGAGCACGAGCATGTCGGGGCGCAGCTGACACGCGATGTCTTGACGCGGCTGAAGTACGCCAACGACGAGATCAAGCAGGTCTCGACCTTGGTGGGGCTGCACATGCGCTACGGTGCCTACAAGTCTGACTGGACCGATGCTGCGGTTCGTCGCCTGATCCGCACGGTCGATAGCCACCGGGAGGCCCTCTTCACCCTCGCCCACGCCGACCTCGCCGCCTGCCGTCCCGATCTCCCCCCCCAGGCCGACCTGCGCGCCCTCTCAGAGCGCATGGCCGCTATCGACGCCCAGATCGACATCCGCACCGCGGACTCGCCGCTCTCGGGGATCGAGCTGATGGAGCGCCTCGGCATCCCCGCCGGGCCGCTGGTCGGGAGGCTAAAAAATGCCCTCACCGATGCCGTGATCGCCGGTGAGCTGACCGAGGGCGACAAGGAGACGGCAGAGGCACTCGCCCGCACGCTGCTCTCAGAGATAGAAACCACAAGAGCCCGGGCCAAGACCGTATAA
- a CDS encoding alpha/beta hydrolase — translation MNRRGLLFGLAALALAPLAARAQEHKVDVVYGHKLGCALTMDVFTPAKPNGIGVIWMVSGGWVSNHNSINPAWAKLMTDRGLTVFQVVHGSQPRFVIPEIVEDINRSVRFIRTHASDYGVDPNKLGICGASAGGHLSLMIGAYGGPGDPKAKDPVDRASSAVQAVATLFPPTDFLAWGKDNTIPTDSPQMSPFRPAFGPALNGTVDQQKAFLKTISPYYGVTEKMPPTLLIHGDKDGLVPIQQSEHLLALLKEKKVPCRLDVKPGKNHGWIGVEQELIVMAEWFEKYLK, via the coding sequence ATGAATCGTCGTGGATTGCTTTTTGGGCTTGCGGCCCTCGCGCTAGCCCCGCTTGCGGCACGGGCGCAGGAGCACAAAGTCGATGTGGTCTACGGCCACAAGCTCGGCTGTGCGCTGACCATGGATGTCTTTACCCCCGCCAAGCCCAATGGGATCGGGGTGATCTGGATGGTCTCGGGCGGCTGGGTCTCGAACCACAACTCGATTAACCCCGCCTGGGCCAAGCTCATGACCGACCGCGGCCTCACGGTCTTTCAGGTGGTGCACGGGAGCCAGCCGCGCTTTGTGATCCCCGAGATTGTCGAGGACATCAACCGCTCCGTCCGCTTTATCCGCACCCACGCCAGCGACTACGGGGTCGATCCCAACAAGCTCGGCATCTGCGGTGCCAGCGCGGGTGGGCATCTCTCGCTCATGATCGGGGCGTACGGCGGCCCCGGCGATCCCAAGGCCAAGGACCCCGTCGATCGCGCGTCCAGCGCCGTGCAGGCGGTCGCCACTCTCTTTCCCCCCACGGATTTTCTCGCCTGGGGCAAGGACAATACGATCCCCACCGACTCCCCGCAGATGTCCCCGTTCCGCCCCGCGTTCGGGCCGGCGCTCAATGGGACCGTGGACCAGCAAAAGGCATTCCTGAAGACCATCTCCCCCTACTACGGGGTCACCGAGAAGATGCCCCCGACCCTGCTCATCCACGGCGACAAAGACGGCCTCGTGCCGATCCAGCAGTCCGAGCACCTGCTCGCGCTTCTGAAGGAGAAAAAGGTCCCCTGTCGCCTCGATGTGAAGCCCGGCAAGAACCACGGCTGGATCGGGGTGGAGCAAGAGCTGATCGTGATGGCGGAGTGGTTCGAGAAGTACCTCAAATAG
- a CDS encoding HEAT repeat domain-containing protein, translating into MRDDPLPALLAELREKTQSYELHQVREAIVVLVGQRAVEPLLGLLDDKAEGSSWDVCRILGILWDRRAVEPIAVRLDRLGWEGPLALGRLGGARASDALLQSLETQKDLRIPTIRAFGVLREKRAIPALIKLLPVGHAHMFASEGIGDLDLGDNAAASLAQIGKPAREALLEPLQHPDPFVRERAATALVGAKNPRATPQLLKQLDDDVLPALAAARALAALKEKAAVAPLLRWLERPSKSRFPATAVGCLGEIGDPHTFSPLRAVAEGAERELAASATDALGGIRTDECFRYLTQCPEDLRLVAYRALGEQRDPRAFGFLVERLRDSSFKDAMVLSDTLLQLGDARAIPYLMKRIQLPGSNITYGIFPAVAGLSSAGVKIVAEFLHSTNDESRWSALFVLGECQKKEALPYLRPLLQHPEADVRREAISAMASIFYAHRMTGP; encoded by the coding sequence ATGCGCGACGATCCCCTTCCGGCTCTCTTAGCCGAGCTCCGAGAGAAGACCCAGAGCTACGAGCTGCATCAAGTCCGCGAGGCAATCGTGGTCTTGGTAGGACAGCGTGCAGTCGAGCCGCTGCTCGGTCTTCTCGACGACAAGGCAGAGGGTAGCTCCTGGGACGTTTGCCGAATCCTCGGCATTCTTTGGGATCGTCGCGCTGTAGAGCCCATTGCGGTGCGCTTGGATCGGCTTGGCTGGGAAGGGCCACTAGCGCTGGGAAGGCTAGGAGGAGCACGTGCCTCAGATGCGCTCCTCCAGAGTCTAGAGACCCAAAAAGACCTTCGGATTCCCACGATTCGTGCGTTTGGTGTGCTACGAGAAAAACGCGCCATCCCCGCACTCATCAAGCTCCTGCCTGTCGGCCATGCTCATATGTTCGCCTCTGAGGGAATCGGGGACCTTGATCTGGGTGACAACGCGGCAGCCAGCCTTGCCCAGATCGGAAAACCGGCACGTGAGGCACTCCTAGAGCCACTACAGCACCCCGATCCCTTTGTCCGGGAGCGTGCCGCCACTGCCCTGGTCGGGGCGAAAAATCCTCGCGCCACGCCGCAGCTTCTCAAGCAGCTCGATGACGACGTTCTCCCGGCGCTGGCGGCGGCACGCGCTCTTGCCGCGCTCAAAGAGAAAGCCGCTGTCGCGCCGCTCCTGCGCTGGCTAGAGCGCCCCAGCAAGAGCCGCTTCCCTGCGACTGCTGTTGGGTGCCTCGGAGAGATCGGCGACCCTCACACCTTTAGCCCCCTGCGTGCGGTAGCCGAAGGAGCCGAGAGAGAGCTGGCGGCAAGCGCCACCGATGCCCTCGGAGGAATCCGCACCGACGAGTGCTTTCGCTACTTAACCCAGTGCCCTGAGGATCTTAGGCTCGTCGCCTACCGCGCTTTGGGAGAGCAGCGCGACCCACGTGCCTTTGGATTTCTGGTAGAGCGCCTGAGAGACTCAAGTTTCAAGGACGCTATGGTTCTTTCCGATACTCTACTCCAGCTTGGTGATGCGCGTGCAATTCCCTATCTTATGAAACGAATCCAACTACCAGGAAGCAATATCACGTATGGAATTTTTCCCGCGGTCGCGGGGCTCAGTAGCGCAGGGGTAAAAATTGTCGCCGAGTTTCTACACTCAACAAACGACGAGTCCCGCTGGAGTGCACTCTTTGTACTGGGAGAGTGCCAGAAGAAAGAGGCGCTCCCGTATCTCCGGCCTTTGCTACAGCACCCCGAAGCAGATGTCCGCCGAGAAGCGATTTCTGCCATGGCCAGTATTTTCTATGCCCACAGAATGACCGGCCCCTAA
- a CDS encoding acyltransferase — translation MRLAYGDTVRVCGLLAVLLIHVCGFGRRPPLDEDTVGWWVCNVLSSLSQWAVPVFVMLSGALLLNPDRVETPLAFARKRFFRVGVPLLFWCYFYLSWSNPNGMTPTSWSFLRQGRPYYHLYFLFIVAGLYLLTPPLRALIRFLGDRERWWLGALALTVAAATVFWRSKAEDRTAWTLFVPYIGYYLLGFSLKRRTGDPLTPLLGLLGWILGAAYVTFGEWAGAANVQPKDQFNYVINGHFSPAVILESLGVFVCLREWVRREPKNITLLAQLSMGIYLLHPFLLEELARSGISNRWHGPAIGVPVTVTLLLGLSTLSVYLIQRAPFAKVLIGG, via the coding sequence ATGCGGCTGGCCTACGGTGACACGGTCCGGGTCTGTGGCCTGCTGGCGGTTCTGCTGATCCATGTCTGCGGCTTTGGCCGGCGCCCGCCCCTGGACGAAGACACGGTGGGCTGGTGGGTCTGCAATGTCCTCTCGTCGCTGTCGCAGTGGGCCGTGCCGGTCTTTGTCATGCTCTCCGGGGCGCTCCTGCTCAACCCCGACCGGGTCGAGACACCGCTCGCCTTCGCCCGCAAGCGCTTCTTCCGAGTTGGGGTTCCGCTGCTCTTCTGGTGCTACTTCTACCTCTCCTGGAGCAACCCCAACGGCATGACGCCCACCAGCTGGAGCTTTCTGCGACAGGGCCGCCCCTACTACCACCTCTACTTTCTCTTCATTGTCGCCGGGCTGTATCTGCTCACTCCCCCCCTGCGTGCCCTGATCCGCTTCCTCGGGGACCGGGAGCGGTGGTGGCTCGGGGCGCTGGCTCTCACGGTGGCCGCCGCGACAGTCTTCTGGCGCTCCAAGGCCGAGGATCGCACGGCGTGGACGCTCTTTGTCCCGTATATCGGCTACTACCTGCTGGGATTCTCGCTCAAGCGGCGCACGGGCGACCCGCTCACCCCGCTGCTGGGCCTGCTCGGCTGGATTCTTGGGGCGGCCTATGTCACCTTTGGCGAGTGGGCGGGCGCGGCCAATGTCCAGCCCAAGGACCAGTTCAACTATGTGATCAACGGTCACTTCTCCCCCGCCGTGATCCTAGAGAGCCTCGGGGTCTTTGTCTGCCTGCGCGAGTGGGTACGCCGCGAGCCCAAGAACATCACCCTGCTTGCCCAGCTCTCGATGGGGATCTACCTGCTCCACCCCTTCTTGCTCGAAGAGCTCGCCCGCTCCGGGATCAGCAACCGCTGGCACGGCCCCGCCATTGGGGTCCCCGTCACGGTTACGCTCCTGCTTGGCCTGAGCACCCTCTCGGTTTACCTGATCCAGCGCGCTCCCTTCGCCAAGGTTCTGATTGGGGGGTAG
- a CDS encoding 2OG-Fe(II) oxygenase, whose protein sequence is MPYFVQGLAPDIFTIPELLTPDECQALIQKGESLGFELATINTSAGHIKATEIRNNDRAIWDDPHYAATIWERVNSLIPEGPEGQTPIGLNERWRFYRYEPGQQFKRHHDGSLALPPRVVEGISLPLGRSFTTLMIYLSDGCEGGETAFYDDWLRPLLKVRPETGMALCFAHQILHEGCTVVSGQKYVLRTDIMYKP, encoded by the coding sequence ATGCCGTACTTTGTTCAGGGGCTCGCGCCCGATATCTTTACCATTCCTGAGCTACTCACCCCCGACGAATGCCAGGCGCTGATTCAAAAAGGCGAGTCTCTCGGCTTTGAGTTGGCGACGATTAACACATCGGCTGGGCATATAAAAGCAACGGAAATACGCAACAATGACCGGGCCATCTGGGATGATCCTCACTATGCCGCCACAATTTGGGAGCGCGTTAACAGCCTGATTCCCGAAGGTCCGGAAGGCCAAACGCCGATTGGCCTCAACGAGCGCTGGCGTTTTTATCGTTATGAGCCGGGTCAGCAGTTCAAGCGGCATCATGATGGTTCTTTAGCACTTCCACCGCGTGTGGTCGAGGGGATTTCACTTCCTCTTGGACGCTCCTTCACTACCCTGATGATCTATCTTAGTGATGGTTGTGAAGGCGGTGAGACAGCATTTTATGATGACTGGCTGCGGCCTTTGCTCAAGGTCCGTCCCGAAACAGGAATGGCGCTCTGCTTCGCCCACCAGATTCTCCACGAAGGCTGCACGGTGGTCTCTGGGCAGAAGTACGTGCTGCGTACGGACATTATGTACAAGCCATAG
- a CDS encoding DUF1801 domain-containing protein — MELKTKVSDASVDAFLATLDSELRRADSEVVSELMQAATGAEAKLWGTNIIGFGHYRYKCSKGKPTDWMQIAFAPRKDKVTLYLMGMDENAELLSRLGKHTRGGGCLHIKKLSDVDIDVLKELIERSVALAVERSI, encoded by the coding sequence ATGGAACTCAAAACAAAAGTCAGTGATGCCTCGGTGGATGCCTTCCTCGCCACTCTCGACAGTGAGCTCCGCCGCGCCGACTCGGAGGTTGTCTCGGAGCTGATGCAAGCGGCTACGGGCGCAGAAGCCAAGCTCTGGGGGACAAATATTATCGGGTTTGGGCACTACCGCTACAAGTGCTCCAAGGGGAAGCCGACGGACTGGATGCAGATCGCTTTTGCCCCCCGCAAGGATAAAGTGACCCTGTATCTGATGGGCATGGACGAAAACGCGGAGCTTCTGTCAAGGCTGGGTAAACACACACGCGGCGGGGGGTGCCTGCATATCAAGAAGCTCTCGGATGTCGATATCGACGTGCTCAAAGAGCTGATCGAGCGGTCTGTTGCGCTGGCAGTGGAGCGCTCAATCTAG
- a CDS encoding ATP-binding protein — translation MRIQRGRVLEVLQEENQAVPIGVVGSPSDTSQITIDILESAENSRIRGQMVYLVLPHEGRQMAVLGQISRVETKNRWHEDMAFRGIIKRQGELQNLSGRADVRTATISVQAAFLIDENDKGEEFSTEDMLGTSPSTGKAVYAVRDEVLSILLEKHKKEIVYMGRVFGTQVKMPQHLRHFGKGTGGVGEAYHIGVFGKTGSGKSGLAAYLLLCYARHKEMGVLFIDPQGQFSSGWGLPFELHRALFAQGRDVKVYKMATGLRLGDNALQFCELLAKAKFYQFLGIKNADNAEIAVEVLYNHVRKALTAAGAKLDAAPSTLLKDTLTLWLGDEKSLERIYTGKERREQLAERLRQILSDSEEFTDCQKRWTTALDLFQKIDSKGNERTLLSQVVGSVIRTAETDTQPFVFLDISGEGTEFKDDDEIKALLLKEIASTLNREGGEAFQDGKQLNCLVALDEAHRFVRNFTRSSDTSEMSKLTTEFVDAVRTTRKYGLGYLFITQTLASLHREIIGQLRLCAFGYGLTMGSELANLNELVGDPEALSLYRSFVDPQSRKQYPFMFTGPASPLSFTGSPIFVEMFTSYDDFVAANPWADYSGTPKVRSAPLPTRGFKDEESFTKARNLDFD, via the coding sequence ATGCGGATTCAGCGTGGGCGAGTACTTGAGGTTCTTCAGGAAGAGAACCAGGCGGTGCCGATTGGCGTGGTCGGGTCGCCGTCGGACACGAGCCAGATCACGATTGATATTCTAGAGAGCGCGGAGAACTCGCGCATCCGGGGCCAGATGGTCTATCTGGTGCTCCCCCATGAGGGGCGGCAGATGGCGGTGCTGGGGCAGATCAGCCGGGTGGAGACCAAGAACCGCTGGCACGAGGACATGGCCTTCCGCGGGATCATCAAGCGCCAGGGTGAGCTGCAAAACCTCTCGGGCCGGGCCGATGTGCGCACCGCGACCATCAGTGTCCAGGCGGCGTTTCTCATCGACGAGAACGACAAGGGCGAGGAGTTCTCCACCGAGGACATGCTCGGCACGTCACCGAGCACCGGGAAAGCGGTCTATGCGGTGCGCGACGAGGTCCTCTCAATCTTACTGGAGAAGCACAAAAAAGAGATTGTCTACATGGGGCGGGTCTTTGGCACCCAGGTAAAGATGCCCCAGCACCTGCGGCACTTTGGCAAGGGCACGGGCGGTGTCGGGGAGGCCTATCACATTGGGGTGTTTGGCAAGACCGGCTCGGGCAAATCGGGACTCGCGGCCTATCTGCTCCTCTGCTACGCCCGCCACAAGGAGATGGGTGTCCTCTTTATCGACCCACAGGGCCAGTTCTCCAGCGGCTGGGGCCTGCCCTTCGAGCTGCACCGCGCGCTGTTTGCCCAGGGCCGCGATGTCAAGGTCTACAAGATGGCGACCGGCCTGCGCCTCGGGGACAACGCCCTCCAGTTCTGCGAGCTGCTGGCCAAGGCGAAGTTCTATCAGTTTCTGGGGATCAAGAACGCCGACAACGCCGAGATCGCGGTGGAGGTGCTCTACAACCATGTCCGCAAGGCACTCACGGCGGCGGGTGCGAAGCTCGATGCGGCCCCCAGCACCCTGCTCAAGGACACGCTGACTCTCTGGCTGGGCGATGAAAAATCCCTGGAGCGCATCTACACCGGCAAGGAGCGCCGGGAGCAGCTCGCCGAGCGCCTGCGCCAGATCCTCTCCGACTCCGAGGAGTTCACCGACTGCCAGAAGCGCTGGACCACGGCACTGGATTTGTTCCAGAAGATCGACTCCAAGGGCAACGAGCGCACGCTTCTCTCGCAAGTCGTGGGCTCGGTGATCCGCACGGCCGAGACCGACACCCAGCCCTTTGTCTTTCTGGATATCTCCGGCGAGGGCACGGAGTTCAAGGACGACGACGAGATCAAGGCCTTGCTTCTCAAGGAGATCGCTAGCACGCTCAACCGGGAGGGCGGCGAGGCGTTTCAGGACGGCAAGCAGCTCAACTGTTTAGTGGCGCTCGACGAAGCCCACCGGTTTGTGCGCAACTTCACCCGCTCGTCGGACACATCGGAGATGTCCAAGCTGACGACGGAGTTTGTGGACGCGGTCCGCACGACCCGTAAGTACGGCCTGGGCTATCTCTTCATCACCCAGACCCTGGCCTCACTCCACCGCGAGATTATCGGGCAGCTCCGCCTGTGTGCCTTTGGCTATGGCCTCACGATGGGCAGTGAGCTGGCGAACCTCAACGAGCTGGTCGGCGACCCGGAGGCGCTCTCGCTCTACCGCTCGTTTGTCGATCCCCAGAGCCGCAAGCAGTACCCGTTTATGTTCACCGGGCCGGCATCGCCGCTGAGCTTCACCGGCAGCCCGATCTTTGTCGAGATGTTCACGAGCTACGACGACTTTGTCGCCGCCAACCCGTGGGCGGACTACTCCGGCACGCCCAAGGTTCGCAGCGCGCCGCTCCCGACACGCGGCTTTAAGGACGAGGAATCCTTCACCAAGGCGCGGAACTTAGACTTTGATTGA